TCGAGCGGGACGGCCGCCTCTACGGCCGGGGCGCCGCCGACGACAAGGCGGGCATCATGGCGCACGTGGCCGCGCTGCGTGCCTTCGGTGACGCGCTGCCGGTCGGGGTGGTGCTGTTCATCGAGGGTGAGGAGGAGTACGGCTCGGACTCCCTGGAGCGTCTCCTCGTCGAGCACCGGACCGAACTCGCCGCCGACGTCATCGTCATCGCCGACTCCACCAACTGGGACATCGGCGTGCCGGCGCTGACCACCTCGCTGCGCGGCATCATCAACTGCTTCGTCGAACTTCGTACCCTTGAGCACCCCGTGCACAGCGGCATGTTCGGCGGTCCGGTGCCGGACGCGCTCACCGCGCTGTCCCGCCTCCTGGCCAGCCTGCACGACGACGCGGGGGACGTGGCGGTCGAGGGGCTGACCCGCGCGCCGGACGCGACGGTCGACTACCCGGAGGACCGGTTCCGCGCCGAGGCCGGGGTGGTCGACGGGGTGTCGCTGATCGGCACCGGCCGGATCACCGACCGGATCTGGGCGCGTCCGTCGGTGGCGGTGCTCGGCATCGACGCCCCGGCCACCGCCGAGGCCCCGAACGCCCTGGTCCCGGCGGCCAAGGCCAAGCTCAGCGTACGGCTGGCGGCCGGTGACGAACCGAAGCGGGCGTACGAGGCGATCCGCGCCCACCTGGAGCGGCACGCCCCCTGGGGTGCCCGGGTGGAGGTCACCCTCGAGCACGACGGCGCGCCCTGCGTCATCGACTGCTCCGGCCCGCTCTTCGACGCGGCCCGCGCGGCCTTCCGGACCGCCTGGGACGGCACCGAGCCGGTGGAGACCGGGATCGGCGGCTCGATCCCGTTCATCGCGACCTTCCAGGAGATGTTCCCGCAGGCGGCGATCATGGTGACCGGGGTCGAGGACCCGCACTCGCGGGCGCACGGGCCGAACGAGAGCCTGCACCTCGGCGAGTTCGCCCGGGTCTGCCTGGCCGAGGCGCTGCTGCTGGCCGGGGTGGCCGAGGCGGGCACGAAGCGGAACTGACCGGACACGGGGTCCGATTTCCGGGATTACGGCACGTCGCGGACCGTGGTGCGCTAGCCTCTCGAACATGAGTACGAACGAGGTGATGGTGCGGCTGGAGGCCGCCGTCAGCGCACTGGGGGACGTCGACGTCTCCGCCTGGCCCGACGAGACGCTCCGCGAGCGGCTCGGCGAGCTTTCCACCGCCCTGGTCGCGCTCGACGGCCTCCTGGCGCGGGTCGCCGGCCAGGTCCGGGACCGGGGTCTGCGGATCGAGGAGCCCGTCTCGGCCTGAGCGCGCCCACCCCGGCCGGCTCACCGGTTCCGCCTGCCAGCCCGACTCCGACCGGCCCGGGCCAGCCGGTTCCCGGCTCGGCCTGTGGCCGGATCGGTGGCGTTGTCGGAGGTGGCTGGCAGGATGGGGACCGTGCGGTTCCTCGACCTGGCGGCCACCTCCGCCGCGGTCAGCGCCACCAGCGGCCGGCGGGCCAAGGTGGAACTGCTCGCGGGGGCGCTGCGCGCGCTCGACCCGGCCGAGGTGCCGGCCGGTGCCGGCTGGCTCGCCGGTGAACTGCGGCAGCGCCAGACCGGCGTGGGCTGGGCCAGCCTGCGCGACCTGCCACCGCCGGCCGGCGTGCCGACCCTGACCGTCGCCGCGGTCGACGCGGCGATCGACGAGATCGCCGCCGTGCACGGGACCGGCTCCCAGGCCCGTCGGCGGGCCCTGCTGCACGCGCTCTTCGCCATGGCCACCGCCGCCGAGCAGCGGATGCTGGTCGGCCTGTTCAGCGGTGAGCTACGCCAGGGTGCGCAGGCCGGGCTGCTCGCCGACGCCATCGCCCGGGCCGCCGAGGTGCCGCTGAGCGCCGTTCGCCGGGCCCTGCTCGTCGCCGGTGACCTCCGCGCGGTGGCGGTCGCCGCCCGCGACGGGGGTGCCGCCGCCCTGGCCGGGTTCGGGCTGCGGGTCGGCCGTCCGCTCGCCCCGATGCTGGCGCAGAGCGCGCCCACGGTGGCCGAGGCGCTCGCCGCCACCGGCGCTCCCGCCGTCGTCGACGTCAAGCTCGACGGCATCCGCATCCAGGTGCACCGCTCCGGCACCGACATCGCCGTCTTCACCCGCAGCCTCGACGAGATCACCGCGCGGGTGCCCGAGGTGGTGGCGGCGGTCCGCACACTGCCCGCCCGGGAACTCGTCCTGGACGGGGAGGCGATCGGCCTCGACGCCAACGGGCGACCGCTGCCGTTCCAGGAGACGTCCAGCCGGGCCGCCCGCCGGAGCACCGCCAGCACCACCGGCCGTACCCCGGTCGCTCCGGCCGTGCTCGCCGCCGCCGCCACGACCGGCGGCACCGTGCTGACGCCGTACTTCTTCGACCTGCTGCACCTCGACGGCGCGGATCTGATCGACGCGCCGGGGCGCGAGCGCTGGGCCGCGCTGGCCGGCACGGTCGACGCCGAGCTGCTGGTCGGGCGGACGGAGGTCGACGACCCCGAGGCGGCGACCGAGGCGTTCACCGCCGCGCTCGCCGCCGGCCAGGAGGGCGTCGTGGTCAAGTCTCCCGACGCGCCGTACGACGCCGGCCGGCGCGGCGCGGCCTGGGTGAAGGTGAAGCCCCGACACACCCTCGACCTGGTCGTCCTCGCGGTGGAGTGGGGTAGTGGTCGGCGTCGGGGTTGGCTGTCCAACCTCCACCTCGGGGCCCGCGACCCGGCGACCGGGGGGTTCGTCATGCTCGGCAAGACCTTCAAGGGGCTCACCGACGAACTGCTGCGCTGGCAGACCGAGCGGTTCCTCTCGCTGGCCGTGGACCGGGGCGAGCACGTGGTGCGGGTCCGCCCCGAGCAGGTGGTGGAGATTGCCTTCGACGGGGTGCAGACCAGCTCCCGGTATCCGGGCGGGGTGGCGTTGCGGTTCGCCCGGGTGGTGCGTTATCGCGACGACAAGAGCGCCGCCGACGCGGACACCATCGACGCGGTCCGCGCCCTGCACCCAGGCTCGGCTGCTGGCTGACCGGTCCCGCCCCGGAGCGGGGCCGGGCTTCGGGGCGGCCCTGCGCCGGGCCGGGCTGCGGCTGACCGGTGCGGTCAGACCGAGCCGCTCCGGGTGGGCTCTTCGGCCGCCCGGCCGCCGTCATCCCCGGCCTGGTCACTGTCGTCGAGGCGGTCGCCCGAGGGACGTTGGACGCCGGCCAGCCGGTGTGCCTCCCGGCGGGCCACCCAGCCGTACGCGACCAGCGTCATCGCGGCGAAGAGCCACCACTGCACCACGTAGCCGAGGTTCTGCCAGTTGTTCTCGTGTCGCACCGGCACCGCCTCGAAGACCGGGTCGGCGGCCGGGGTCTGCCCGTCGAGCAGCAGGTACGCCCCGTAGACCGGGTAGGGCAGCTCCCGGGCGAGCTGGTGAAGGCCGATCCGCCGACTCTCCAGCCGTCCGTCGCGCCGCTCGACCGTGCCCGCGCCGCTCTCGCTGGGCCGGACGCGACCGACGACGGTCACCTCACCGGCCGGGGTGGGGGGAACCTCGGGCCGGGCGGTCGCGTCCCCGCCCGGGGCGGGCGGCACCCAGCCCCGGTTCACCAGCACGGCCGAGCCGTCGGCCAGCAGCAGCGGGGTGAGCAGCTCGAACCCGACCTGGCGTTCGAGGGTCCGCTGCCGGATCCAGACGGAGTTCGCCGCGTCGTACCGGCCGGTGACGGTGACCCGGGTCCAGACGGCCTCCGCGTCCGGCGCGGCTCCGACCTGCCCCGCCGCGCCGGACGGCGCGGTGAGTGTGTCGCGTAGCGGCACCGGCGTCATCCGCGCGGTCGCGTCGATGCGCTCGTTGGCCGCCGAGCGCCCCTGGTAGCGGTCGAGCTGCCAGTTGCCGAGCTGCACCATCGCGGCGGCGGCGACCAGCGCCAGGACGAGGTAGCCCAGCCAGCGTGGCGTGAGGAGGAACCGGTACACGCCCCGAGGCTACTCGTTTGACCGTGGCCACTGAGCGGTGCGGGTCCGGGACCTGTCGTTTGCGTGGCGGGTCGGTTACCGCGATTCGGCGGGGTGGTTGGGTATCGTCACGCGGACGAACCGCCGGGCGGCGTGGCGAGCAGCGTGACACGGCCGCCGCCCGTCCGCCACCGACCGTGCGCGTTCGCCGCGTACCGCCGCCCCGGAGGAGTCGTTGATGAGCGTCGTGCCACGTCTCGTGGTCGCCGCGCCCTCGTCGGGGCATGGCAAGAACGCCGTCTCGATCGGTCTGGTGGCCGCCTTCCGGAAACGTGGGCTGGACGTCGCCGGGTTCAAGGTGGGGCCGGACCACGTCGACGCCGGGTACCTCGGGGTGGCCGCCGAGGGGCGGCCTGGCCGCAACCTCGACGCCCGGCTGGTCGGGCCGGAACGTGTCGCCCCGCTCTTCGCGCACGGGGCGTCCGGGGCGGAGATCGCCCTGGTGCAGGGCACCATGGGCCTCTACGACAGCGTCGTCGGCCCGTCCGAGGTCGAGTCCACCGCCGCGGTCGCCACCGCGCTGCGCAGCCCGGTGGTGCTGGTGGTCGACGTGTCGGCGATGGGGCAGTCGGTGGCCGCCCTGGTGCACGGCTTCCGCTCGTACGACGAACTGCTCTGGCTGGGTGGGGTGATCCTGAACCGGGTCGCCTCGCCACGACACGAGCAACTGCTGGGGGAGGCGCTGGACGACATCGGCGTACCGGTCTTCGGGACGCTGCGCCCCGGCGACCTGCCCCCGATGTTCCCGGCCCGGTCGTCCGGGCTGGTGCCGGCGCTGACCGGAGACCCGGAGCTGACCCGGGCGGTCCGGCGACTGGGGGAGGGGATAACCGACCGGGTCGACCTGGACGGACTGCTCGGGCTGGCCCGCTCGGCGCCGCCGCTGGCCGTCGAGCCCTGGTCACCCGGCGCACCGACCCCCGTCGGACCCTGGTCGCCCGGTGCGCCCGTCGCCCGGCCGGACCGTCCGGTGGTCGCGCTCGCCGGCACCCCGCGCGGCTGCTACGGGTACGCCGAGACCGCCGAACTGCTCGCCGCCGCCGGGGCCGAGGTGGTCCCCGTGGACCCGCTCCGTGACGAGGTCCTGCCGCCGGGCGCCGCCGCGCTGGTCGTCGGGGCCGGGCTTCCCGAGGCGTACGGGGAGCAGCTCTCCGCCAACCGGCGGCTCCGCGAGGCGGTGGCGGAGCTGGCCCGCGCCGGCCGTCCGGTGCTGGCGGAGGGGGCGGGGCTGCTCTGGCTGGCCCGGGAGTGGGACGGCCGGCCGATGTGCGGGGTGCTCGACGCGGCCGGGGTGACCCGCGACAGCGTGGTGCTCGGCTACCGGGAGGCGACGGCCGCGACGGAGAGCCTGGTGGCGCCCCGGGGCGCGGTGCGTTCCGGCTACAAGCAGCATCGGGCCGTGCTGACGCCCCGGGCGGGGGAGCGCCCGGCGTGGAGTTGGCCCGGCGGCACACCGGAGGGGTACGTCTGGTCCGGCGGCTACGGCTCCCAGCTCGCCCTGCACTGGGCCGGCGCGCCGGAGATCGCCGCCCGACTGGTCGCCGCAGCCGTGGCCGCCGCCCGGCGTGACGTAGCCGGCTCCGGAGCCGCCGCCCGTACTCCGGCACCGGCCGCTGGAGCCCCGGCCCCGACCGGCTTCGGACCCGCTGGCCAGCGCACCTCGGCACCTGCCGGCTCCAGGCCCGCCGGGCTGTCGGTCGCCGCTGCGGGCGAGGCGGGCCGCCGGCCCGGGGGCCCGGCGTGATCGGCCAGGTCGCGGTGCGCCGCTTCCCGGGGCTGACCGTCTCCACCCCGCGTACGGAGGTGCGCCGGCACACCCCGTTGGACGCCGAACCGGTCTCGGCGATCTTCGCGGACCGGTTGACCCAGCGCTGGCTGCCGATCGCCGACGAGGCGGGGCAGATCGACGGGCTGTCCTGGTGCACCGACCTGGCCCGGCAGCGGCGGGACAGCGGCGACGGCGACCACTTCGCGGTGGTACGCCGGGAGGACGTCCGGGTGATCGGCTGCCTCTGGACCAAGCGGACCGACTGGGCGGCCCGGCTCACCGAGATCTCGTACGCGATGGCGCCGGAGGCGCGCGGGTTCGGCCTGGCGGCGGAGGCGGTCCTCGCGCTGGCCATCGCGCTGATCATGGAGCACGGGTTCCAGCGGGTCGAGCTGCGGGTGGCCCCGGGCAATGTGGCGTCCCGCCGGGTGGCCGAGAAGGCCGGGTTCAGCTACGAGGGACTGCTGCGTAACGCTGGCTACGTCCGGGGCAACCGCGTCGACCTCGAACTCTGGTCCTTCGTCACCGCCGACCTCCGCTGACCGCCCGCCTGCCGGGCCCTCCGGCCCTCCCCGCCTGGCCTTTCGCCCCGCCTGGCCGCCCCGCCTGGCCGCCCCGCCCTCCGGCCCGCCTGCTCTCCCCGCCCGGCACTCCGGCCCTCCCGGCCGGACCGGGGAAGGCTGGCGGGGGCGCCAACCCGCCAGCCTTCCGGACGGCATCAGCCGACGAGGCGGTCCGGAGGTGGGGTGAAGTTGCGGACGGGCTGGTCCTTGAGGGCGTCGCGCAGGGTCTGGGCGACCGCGTTGATCGGTTTCTGCGACTGGCCGTCACCGACCGCGTTGAACGGGTTGTCCGGGTCGGCGATGAAGCTCGCCGCCGCCAGCTCCGGGGTGTAGCCGACGAACCAGGCGGACCGGGTGCTGTCGGTCGTACCGGTCTTGCCGGCCACCGGGCGGCCGACGGTGCCCCGGACGCTGTCCGCGGTCGACCAGCCCCCGCACCCGCCCCGGGCCGGCGAGTCGCCGGTGGGGCAGCGGGCGGCGTCGGTGGCGGCGCGGGCCGCGCCGGCGTCCACCACCTGCCGGCAGCGCGGCTTCGCCACCTCCCGGGTCAGCCCGGACGGGGTCCGGTAGGTCGCCGGGGTGCCGTCCCGGGTGGTGATCGAGAGCACCGGGATCGCCTCGCAGTACCGGCCGTCGGCGGCGATGGCCCCGTACGCGTTGGCCAGCTCCAGCGGCGTCGCGTCGGAGACGCCGAGGGTGAACGCGCCCCACGTCTTGGCCTTCTCCGGCGACGCGTGGTGCCGGTCGACGTCGGTACGCCAGCGCAGCCCGAGCTGCTCGGCCAGCCGGACCGCCCGGTCCGCGCCGACCCGCTCCTCCAGCCAGACGAAGTACGTGTTGACCGACTTGCCGAAGCCGGACCACATGGTCTGCGTACCGCTCATCGCTCCACTCGCGTTCGACGGCGCCCAGCCGTCGTAGATCTCGGAGCGGTACCTGTGCGGGGCGTTGAACGAGGTGGAGAGCGGCATCCCGGCGTCCAGCGCGGCGAGCATCGGGAACATCTTGAACGTCGAACCGGCCTGGTAGCCGGGAAGGCTGCCGCCACCGAGCAGCGGGGCGACCGTGTTCGGGAAGTTGGCCTTGACCTTCGGGTCGGCCTCCGGGTTGGAGGTGGGCGGATTCTCGCTGGTGTCCAGGGAGTACGTCCGGTTCACCGCCATCGCCTTCACCCGGCCGGTGCCCGGCTCGGCGACGACCAGCCCGTGCGCGTACGGGCTGCCGGTGCTGCCCTCCGCGTCGATGTTCTGCTCGGCGGCCTTCTGGATCTTCGGGTCGATGCTGAGCACGATCCGGTAGCCGCCCCGGCGTAGCTCGTCGATGCGTTCCAGTCGGTTCTCGCCGAACGCGGGCTGGGCGCTCCACCAGTTCTTCAGGTAGTCGCAGGCGAAGCCGAGGCTGTTGTGCTGCTGCGGGATCGAGGCGCAGTCGTTGCGCGGGTCGCTCTGGTCTATCCGCAGCGGTTCCGTGCTGGCCTGCGCGGCGGCCTCCGGCGAGAGGTAGCCGAGCTGGCTCATCCGGGTCAGCACGTAGTTGCGGCGGCCGGTCGCGTCCTTCTGGTCGGAGGTGACCGGGTCGTACTCGGACGGGGACTTGACCAGGCCGGCCAGGGTGGCGGACTCGACCGGGGTCAGGTCCTTCGGCTTCTTCGAGAAGAAGATCTG
The nucleotide sequence above comes from Micromonospora pallida. Encoded proteins:
- a CDS encoding dipeptidase, which encodes MTPPIMTESELRAAVERELPGVRADLERLVRIPGIAFDGFDHTQVERSAEAVAELLRGCGLEVRIVRSGGQPAVIGTRPAPPGAPTVLLYAHHDVQPVGDRSLWESDPFEPVERDGRLYGRGAADDKAGIMAHVAALRAFGDALPVGVVLFIEGEEEYGSDSLERLLVEHRTELAADVIVIADSTNWDIGVPALTTSLRGIINCFVELRTLEHPVHSGMFGGPVPDALTALSRLLASLHDDAGDVAVEGLTRAPDATVDYPEDRFRAEAGVVDGVSLIGTGRITDRIWARPSVAVLGIDAPATAEAPNALVPAAKAKLSVRLAAGDEPKRAYEAIRAHLERHAPWGARVEVTLEHDGAPCVIDCSGPLFDAARAAFRTAWDGTEPVETGIGGSIPFIATFQEMFPQAAIMVTGVEDPHSRAHGPNESLHLGEFARVCLAEALLLAGVAEAGTKRN
- a CDS encoding ATP-dependent DNA ligase, translating into MGTVRFLDLAATSAAVSATSGRRAKVELLAGALRALDPAEVPAGAGWLAGELRQRQTGVGWASLRDLPPPAGVPTLTVAAVDAAIDEIAAVHGTGSQARRRALLHALFAMATAAEQRMLVGLFSGELRQGAQAGLLADAIARAAEVPLSAVRRALLVAGDLRAVAVAARDGGAAALAGFGLRVGRPLAPMLAQSAPTVAEALAATGAPAVVDVKLDGIRIQVHRSGTDIAVFTRSLDEITARVPEVVAAVRTLPARELVLDGEAIGLDANGRPLPFQETSSRAARRSTASTTGRTPVAPAVLAAAATTGGTVLTPYFFDLLHLDGADLIDAPGRERWAALAGTVDAELLVGRTEVDDPEAATEAFTAALAAGQEGVVVKSPDAPYDAGRRGAAWVKVKPRHTLDLVVLAVEWGSGRRRGWLSNLHLGARDPATGGFVMLGKTFKGLTDELLRWQTERFLSLAVDRGEHVVRVRPEQVVEIAFDGVQTSSRYPGGVALRFARVVRYRDDKSAADADTIDAVRALHPGSAAG
- a CDS encoding SURF1 family protein → MYRFLLTPRWLGYLVLALVAAAAMVQLGNWQLDRYQGRSAANERIDATARMTPVPLRDTLTAPSGAAGQVGAAPDAEAVWTRVTVTGRYDAANSVWIRQRTLERQVGFELLTPLLLADGSAVLVNRGWVPPAPGGDATARPEVPPTPAGEVTVVGRVRPSESGAGTVERRDGRLESRRIGLHQLARELPYPVYGAYLLLDGQTPAADPVFEAVPVRHENNWQNLGYVVQWWLFAAMTLVAYGWVARREAHRLAGVQRPSGDRLDDSDQAGDDGGRAAEEPTRSGSV
- a CDS encoding cobyrinate a,c-diamide synthase, which encodes MSVVPRLVVAAPSSGHGKNAVSIGLVAAFRKRGLDVAGFKVGPDHVDAGYLGVAAEGRPGRNLDARLVGPERVAPLFAHGASGAEIALVQGTMGLYDSVVGPSEVESTAAVATALRSPVVLVVDVSAMGQSVAALVHGFRSYDELLWLGGVILNRVASPRHEQLLGEALDDIGVPVFGTLRPGDLPPMFPARSSGLVPALTGDPELTRAVRRLGEGITDRVDLDGLLGLARSAPPLAVEPWSPGAPTPVGPWSPGAPVARPDRPVVALAGTPRGCYGYAETAELLAAAGAEVVPVDPLRDEVLPPGAAALVVGAGLPEAYGEQLSANRRLREAVAELARAGRPVLAEGAGLLWLAREWDGRPMCGVLDAAGVTRDSVVLGYREATAATESLVAPRGAVRSGYKQHRAVLTPRAGERPAWSWPGGTPEGYVWSGGYGSQLALHWAGAPEIAARLVAAAVAAARRDVAGSGAAARTPAPAAGAPAPTGFGPAGQRTSAPAGSRPAGLSVAAAGEAGRRPGGPA
- a CDS encoding GNAT family N-acetyltransferase is translated as MIGQVAVRRFPGLTVSTPRTEVRRHTPLDAEPVSAIFADRLTQRWLPIADEAGQIDGLSWCTDLARQRRDSGDGDHFAVVRREDVRVIGCLWTKRTDWAARLTEISYAMAPEARGFGLAAEAVLALAIALIMEHGFQRVELRVAPGNVASRRVAEKAGFSYEGLLRNAGYVRGNRVDLELWSFVTADLR
- a CDS encoding transglycosylase domain-containing protein, with the protein product MSIRPLASLGRCVPLLRAGLIAGIITAAVAYPIVAAAGIGAQAGAEFSEHKADLLRTTLPAETSYLYAADGKTVLTMFYEEYRQYTKLKDIAPSMQHAMVAAEDNRFYQHRGVDPKGVVRAFVANSQSGGVSQGASTLTMQYVRMALRDSATTPHEVQAATAQTSIRKVREMRLALDVEKQMSKEDILERYLNSAYFGHRAYGIYAAAQIFFSKKPKDLTPVESATLAGLVKSPSEYDPVTSDQKDATGRRNYVLTRMSQLGYLSPEAAAQASTEPLRIDQSDPRNDCASIPQQHNSLGFACDYLKNWWSAQPAFGENRLERIDELRRGGYRIVLSIDPKIQKAAEQNIDAEGSTGSPYAHGLVVAEPGTGRVKAMAVNRTYSLDTSENPPTSNPEADPKVKANFPNTVAPLLGGGSLPGYQAGSTFKMFPMLAALDAGMPLSTSFNAPHRYRSEIYDGWAPSNASGAMSGTQTMWSGFGKSVNTYFVWLEERVGADRAVRLAEQLGLRWRTDVDRHHASPEKAKTWGAFTLGVSDATPLELANAYGAIAADGRYCEAIPVLSITTRDGTPATYRTPSGLTREVAKPRCRQVVDAGAARAATDAARCPTGDSPARGGCGGWSTADSVRGTVGRPVAGKTGTTDSTRSAWFVGYTPELAAASFIADPDNPFNAVGDGQSQKPINAVAQTLRDALKDQPVRNFTPPPDRLVG